A DNA window from Onthophagus taurus isolate NC chromosome 1, IU_Otau_3.0, whole genome shotgun sequence contains the following coding sequences:
- the LOC111422631 gene encoding YTH domain-containing protein 1, translating into MDPDNAKQNDAELNLQISLDMGDDIKLDEVNYESDLSSSSSESSSAPSISSVSSASSAKGRRSRHKRGHEKDKSPSPDAKRPRSKDPKGKSYDYLSKLNYLFRDARFFVIKSNNAENVTLSKAKGVWSTLPQNEANLNQAYRESRNVLLIFSVKESGKFAGFARLHGESRHDVPAISWVLPPGLSAKALGGVFKVDWICRKELPFSSTMHLYNPWNEGKPVKIGRDGQEIEPRVAEELCRLFPEDDGIEITPILRLAKEAAKKNGIRGRNDGHRHPKARMPIAARSSFFRGRGSSYSRRKFFLNSRGLTSSSSAYRRSVSPRRDRFSLFYDRDSPRPYTAAAAEAYVADYMRTMQHQLPPLPYVPPPGLYSSPYDALPPPRYYDGLPLPDYPTSRLSSYSDKRSYDRSVDEFLWRTSDRARERDRESRHRYRDRL; encoded by the exons ATGGACCCTGATAATGCCAAACAGAACGATGCGGAACTAAACCTGCAGATTAGTCTCGATATGGGGGACGATATCAAATTGGACGAGGTGAATTACGAAAGCGACTTATCATCGAGCAGTTCCGAAAGTTCAAGCGCACCTAGTATTAGTTCCGTTAGTTCAGCTTCTTCGGCTAAAGGACGTAGATCGAGACATAAAAGAGGACACGAAAAGGATAAGAGTCCTTCTCCTGACGCTAAAAGACCTAGATCTAAGGATCCTAAAGGAAAATCTTATgattatttatcaaaacttaattatttattcagAGACGCAAG gttctTTGTGATTAAATCAAACAACGCGGAGAATGTTACTTTATCGAAGGCAAAAGGTGTTTGGTCAACTTTACCTCAAAATGAAGCCAATTTAAACCAAGCTTATCGTGAATCAAGAaacgttttattaatattttctgtaAAAGAAAGTGGGAAATTTGCCGGATTTGCTCGATTACACGGTGAATCCCGACACGATGTCCCTGCGATCTCGTGGGTGTTACCTCCAGGTCTTTCAGCAAAAGCTTTAGGAGGTGTTTTTAAAGTGGACTGGATATGTCGTAAAGAACTACCTTTTAGTAGCACCATGCATCTTTATAACCCTTGGAACGAAGGAAAACCCGTCAAAATCGGCCGAGACGGTCAAGAAATCGAACCGCGCGTTGCAGAAGAACTTTGTCGATTATTCCCTGAAGATGACGGCATCGAAATCACCCCAATTTTACGATTAGCTAAAGAAGCAGCAAAGAAAAACGGGATAAGAGGACGAAACGACGGACATCGCCATCCCAAGGCTCGAATGCCTATAGCGGCTCGTAGTTCATTTTTTAGAGGTAGAGGATCGTCATATTCGCGTcgaaaattctttttgaactCGCGTGGGTTAACATCGTCCAGTTCCGCTTATCGGCGATCTGTATCGCCGCGAAGAGAtcgtttttctttgttttatgaCCGCGATTCACCTCGTCCGTACACGGCAGCGGCCGCTGAGGCTTACGTAGCGGATTACATGCGTACAATGCAACACCAATTGCCACCATTACCGTATGTTCCACCCCCGGGGTTGTATTCGAGTCCTTACGACGCTTTACCTCCACCGAGATATTACGATGGACTTCCACTTCCGGATTATCCAACTTCTCGATTAAGTTCTTATTCGGATAAACGATCGTATGATCGTTCTGTAGATGAGTTCCTATGGAGGACGAGTGATAGGGCTAGAGAAAGGGATAGGGAAAGTCGTCATAGGTACAGAGATAGACTTTAA